The Pirellulales bacterium genome has a segment encoding these proteins:
- a CDS encoding 4a-hydroxytetrahydrobiopterin dehydratase, which translates to MQTQTDSQLVAKKCVPCEGGVPKYSWAEAEEQLKSLDGWHLTHDGQRVRKDWLVKNFMAGMDFFNAVARLAEDEQHHPDLHLEGYRNAWIEIWTHAIGGLSENDFILAAKIDRLPVTLKGG; encoded by the coding sequence ATGCAAACGCAAACCGACAGCCAATTGGTCGCCAAGAAATGTGTTCCCTGTGAAGGGGGCGTGCCCAAGTATTCCTGGGCCGAGGCAGAAGAGCAGTTAAAATCCCTCGACGGCTGGCATCTGACACACGACGGCCAGCGGGTTCGCAAGGACTGGCTGGTCAAAAACTTCATGGCCGGGATGGATTTTTTCAACGCCGTCGCTCGGCTCGCGGAAGACGAGCAGCATCATCCCGATCTGCATCTCGAGGGCTACCGAAACGCGTGGATCGAAATCTGGACGCACGCCATCGGTGGCCTTTCGGAAAACGATTTCATCCTGGCAGCTAAAATCGATCGCCTGCCCGTGACGTTGAAGGGCGGCTAG
- a CDS encoding cobalamin-binding protein: protein MACRIASLLSAATEMLFVLGLGERVVAVSHECDWPPAVSQLPRVTMSHIAASASSAAIDSQVRELAAAARPLYGLDVELLGRLKPDLIVTQQQCDVCAVSYEDVLSAVASDPRLADCRVVALNPQGLDDVLNDLRRVGEAAGSSAAADRCLAELESRIDMIRRQTAGLAEAARPRVVCIEWTEPLMLAANWVPEIIELAGGRNGLSIGGRHSTYHAWPDVLAYDPQVILISPCGFELNRTLDEARALTRISGWQGMTAVRNGRVFAVDGNAYLNRSGPRLVDSLEVVAHLLHPDQFAAPPQAVGGWSPML from the coding sequence ATGGCCTGTCGCATTGCTTCGCTGCTGTCCGCCGCGACCGAAATGTTATTCGTCCTCGGGCTGGGAGAACGCGTCGTGGCGGTGAGCCATGAATGCGATTGGCCCCCGGCGGTAAGCCAATTGCCGCGAGTGACGATGTCGCACATCGCGGCTTCGGCATCGAGTGCGGCCATCGATTCGCAGGTGCGCGAATTGGCGGCCGCGGCCAGGCCGCTGTATGGCTTGGACGTTGAATTGCTCGGCCGTTTGAAGCCCGATCTGATCGTCACGCAGCAGCAGTGCGACGTTTGCGCGGTCAGTTACGAGGATGTGCTTTCCGCGGTGGCGAGCGATCCGCGATTGGCCGATTGCCGCGTCGTCGCGCTGAATCCCCAAGGATTGGACGATGTGCTGAACGATTTGCGGCGCGTCGGTGAAGCGGCCGGGTCAAGTGCCGCGGCCGATCGCTGCCTCGCCGAACTCGAATCTCGGATCGACATGATCCGCCGCCAAACGGCCGGATTGGCCGAGGCCGCGCGGCCGCGCGTCGTGTGCATCGAATGGACCGAGCCGTTGATGCTGGCTGCCAACTGGGTGCCCGAGATCATCGAGCTGGCCGGCGGGCGAAATGGTTTATCGATCGGCGGCCGGCATAGCACGTATCATGCTTGGCCCGACGTGCTCGCTTACGATCCGCAAGTGATCCTCATCAGCCCTTGCGGCTTCGAATTGAACCGCACGCTCGACGAAGCGCGGGCATTGACGAGAATTTCAGGTTGGCAAGGAATGACGGCCGTTCGCAACGGACGGGTTTTCGCCGTCGATGGCAACGCATATCTCAATCGATCGGGCCCCCGGCTGGTCGATAGTCTCGAAGTCGTCGCCCACCTGCTGCATCCCGATCAATTCGCAGCCCCGCCGCAGGCCGTGGGCGGCTGGAGCCCAATGCTTTAG